One Pochonia chlamydosporia 170 chromosome 5, whole genome shotgun sequence DNA segment encodes these proteins:
- a CDS encoding RNA splicing protein mrs2 (similar to Metarhizium acridum CQMa 102 XP_007813150.1) — protein sequence MNGNVNMQFTQFDSFAAAALKKNLTKVNIAHEYGLSARDLRIIDLPSNGFPHILIRENTLLIHMFDLRLLVQADKVVLFEVNGIEDNITCRVFTHDLETKLHKAHALDKKVNDSFELRALDIALASVAATLEAEYLLVKQDVSKALKSLDQQMSDKEGALVYSALRGLLDISRKLARIEQRARLVRNAIQEVLNDDADMAQMYLTDKLRGKRHLVHEHQEVEYLLEAYFKANDAIAQEAASLVENIQRTEETIKSILDVRRNQIMMLEAKVEIAMLSLASATLVAGWYGMNVISYFEHSPWAFGVLVSGSLVGSALIWRFVIRRLRLIQRRTTRKE from the coding sequence ATGAATGGAAATGTGAACATGCAGTTTACCCAGTTCGATTCattcgccgccgccgccctcaAAAAGAATCTAACCAAGGTCAACATCGCACACGAATATGGCCTGAGTGCTCGGGACTTGCGCATCATAGACCTTCCGTCAAATGGATTTCCGCATATTCTCATCAGAGAAAATACACTGCTCATTCACATGTTTGACCTGCGGCTCTTGGTGCAAGCGGACAAGGTGGTGCTCTTTGAGGTCAACGGCATTGAAGACAACATCACCTGTCGCGTGTTTACTCACGATCTCGAGACCAAGCTACACAAAGCGCATGCTTTAGATAAAAAAGTAAACGATTCATTTGAGCTGCGCGCCCTGGACATTGCCCTCGCATCTGTGGCAGCCACGCTAGAAGCGGAATACCTACTCGTAAAGCAGGATGTTTCCAAGGCGTTAAAGAGTCTGGATCAACAAATGTCGGATAAAGAAGGCGCGCTTGTCTATTCGGCACTTCGTGGACTCTTGGACATCTCTCGGAAACTCGCACGCATCGAACAACGGGCTCGCTTGGTACGCAATGCCATCCAAGAGGTCCTCAATGATGACGCGGACATGGCGCAGATGTATCTCACTGACAAGCTGCGAGGGAAGCGACACTTGGTCCACGAGCACCAGGAAGTGGAATACTTGCTGGAGGCGTACTTCAAGGCGAATGATGCCATTGCGCAGGAAGCAGCCAGCTTGGTGGAGAATATTCAGCGGACAGAGGAAACCATCAAGTCGATTCTGGACGTTCGACGAAACCAAatcatgatgttggaggCCAAGGTCGAAATTGCCATGCTGAGCTTAGCATCAGCAACGCTCGTGGCAGGCTGGTACGGCATGAATGTCATCAGTTACTTTGAGCACAGTCCCTGGGCGTTTGGGGTCCTTGTTTCGGGTTCTTTGGTGGGCAGCGCGCTGATCTGGAGGTTTGTCATTCGTCGCTTGAGGCTTATTCAAAGGCGTACGACTAGAAAGGAATAA